A single genomic interval of Terriglobus albidus harbors:
- a CDS encoding HD domain-containing protein, which yields MMPNFRSKLTDYLHVNAQPQHKYGHQPRLYALTRQIGEGLDYDDDVVFAACFLHDLGVFVGHRPEDPELLKKWDHVAYTSEKSPAILRETGFPEEKIPAVLEVIRTHQPHDEPQTMEATIARDADILEQLGAIGITRTLAKLGSDTRFITFTNARDSLQKTLDTLPGKLRLPRAKELAEPRIRTLTKFLMHLNDEAGENLY from the coding sequence ATGATGCCCAACTTTCGCTCCAAGCTGACCGACTATCTTCACGTCAACGCGCAGCCGCAGCACAAGTATGGACATCAGCCGCGGCTCTATGCCCTGACACGCCAGATTGGCGAAGGTCTGGACTACGACGACGATGTCGTCTTCGCCGCATGCTTCCTGCACGATCTCGGAGTCTTCGTCGGTCATCGTCCGGAAGACCCCGAGCTTCTGAAGAAGTGGGATCACGTCGCATATACCAGCGAGAAGTCGCCCGCGATCCTTCGTGAAACCGGCTTTCCCGAAGAAAAGATTCCTGCGGTTCTCGAAGTGATCCGCACCCATCAACCGCACGATGAACCGCAGACGATGGAAGCGACGATTGCCCGCGATGCTGACATCCTGGAGCAGCTTGGAGCCATCGGCATCACCCGCACGCTGGCCAAGCTGGGATCGGACACACGCTTCATTACCTTCACCAACGCTCGCGATTCACTACAGAAGACGCTCGATACCCTCCCCGGAAAGCTGCGCCTTCCACGTGCGAAAGAACTCGCAGAGCCGCGCATCCGTACACTCACGAAGTTCCTGATGCATTTGAACGATGAAGCCGGCGAGAATCTTTACTAG
- a CDS encoding phospholipase D-like domain-containing protein, whose protein sequence is MNARCTLFLPLVLLTGCTQLSGVTPTPTNIPAEIHYSPAENLEHLDVDLIGQARKSIDMNAYALTDLAIADALVAAANRGVRIRIYRDNTQTDGELARANKVKNSRARNTDNDEDSDDTGDANSALLRLAHTSNVQVLVKHSRTLMHLKAYCVDGRFVRTGSANFSPTGEKRQDNDLIILRDGASIQHFQNNFNTLWARPDNESLPAQP, encoded by the coding sequence ATGAATGCCCGTTGCACGCTATTTCTCCCACTCGTTCTTCTCACAGGCTGCACGCAACTCTCCGGGGTCACGCCAACCCCGACGAACATCCCCGCTGAGATTCACTACTCCCCCGCCGAGAACCTCGAGCACCTCGATGTCGATCTGATTGGTCAGGCACGCAAGAGCATCGACATGAATGCCTATGCCCTCACCGATCTCGCAATTGCGGATGCTCTGGTAGCTGCCGCGAACCGTGGCGTACGGATCCGCATCTATCGCGACAACACCCAGACCGACGGGGAGCTCGCCCGCGCGAACAAGGTCAAGAACTCTCGCGCTCGCAATACCGACAATGATGAGGACAGCGACGACACCGGCGATGCCAACTCTGCCCTGCTGCGGCTGGCGCATACGTCGAACGTACAGGTGCTGGTGAAGCATTCACGGACGCTCATGCACCTGAAGGCTTACTGCGTGGACGGCCGGTTTGTCCGTACCGGTTCCGCCAACTTCTCCCCTACAGGTGAGAAGCGCCAGGACAACGACCTCATCATCCTTCGCGACGGCGCCAGCATCCAGCACTTCCAGAACAACTTCAATACGTTGTGGGCGCGGCCAGATAACGAGTCTCTTCCGGCACAGCCCTAG
- a CDS encoding cytochrome P460 family protein: protein MLRRAVLASSLLLTAGAQTTAPTDVPTYTAEGKLVMPVNYREWIYLTSGIDMTYTQPTSATAAPAAHSIFDNVFVNPSAYRSFLQTGTWPDKTMLVLEVRTAENPVSINKTGHTQSTGVRNVEVHLKDKNEWAFYVGGKPGGTPASRVPQTASCYTCHQAHGAVDTTFVQFYPTLLPLATEKKTLSKEYLSETPAPEATK from the coding sequence ATGCTTCGCCGTGCTGTTCTCGCTTCCAGCCTTCTGCTCACCGCAGGCGCCCAGACCACTGCTCCCACAGACGTGCCCACCTATACCGCGGAAGGCAAGCTGGTTATGCCGGTTAACTACCGTGAATGGATCTACCTGACCTCCGGCATTGACATGACCTATACGCAGCCCACCAGCGCTACCGCGGCGCCGGCGGCGCACTCCATCTTCGATAACGTCTTCGTCAATCCGAGCGCCTATCGCAGCTTCCTGCAGACCGGCACGTGGCCTGACAAGACCATGCTCGTCCTCGAGGTGCGCACCGCGGAGAACCCCGTCTCCATTAACAAAACTGGGCACACGCAAAGCACCGGCGTGCGGAACGTCGAGGTTCACTTGAAGGACAAGAACGAGTGGGCGTTTTATGTCGGCGGCAAGCCGGGCGGGACACCGGCGTCACGCGTTCCGCAGACAGCGAGTTGCTACACCTGCCATCAAGCCCACGGAGCCGTAGACACGACCTTCGTGCAGTTCTATCCCACCCTTCTGCCCCTCGCCACCGAGAAGAAGACTCTGAGCAAGGAGTATCTGAGCGAAACGCCGGCTCCGGAAGCGACGAAGTAG
- the tadA gene encoding tRNA adenosine(34) deaminase TadA, producing the protein MPEDLEYLNAAIEEARAAELGGEVPIGCVVVSSTGEIVGRGQNRVLRDQDPTAHAEIVALREAGRTLANYRLSGCTLYVTLEPCAMCAGAILHARIARLVYAAPDPKAGACGSVLSVMNHPQLNHRVDVVSGQLAAECGEILRSFFKARR; encoded by the coding sequence GTGCCAGAGGATCTCGAATACCTGAATGCAGCCATCGAAGAGGCCCGCGCTGCGGAACTGGGCGGCGAAGTCCCCATTGGCTGCGTTGTCGTTTCCTCAACGGGAGAGATCGTCGGACGCGGGCAGAATCGTGTATTGCGCGACCAGGACCCCACTGCTCATGCTGAGATCGTCGCCTTGCGGGAAGCGGGTAGAACGCTAGCCAACTATCGCCTGAGCGGATGCACGCTCTACGTCACTCTGGAACCCTGTGCCATGTGCGCCGGCGCTATTTTGCACGCCCGCATCGCCCGACTGGTCTACGCCGCACCCGATCCGAAGGCAGGCGCATGCGGTTCTGTTCTCTCGGTCATGAACCACCCTCAGCTCAATCACCGTGTGGATGTGGTATCGGGCCAGTTGGCGGCGGAGTGTGGCGAAATTTTGCGCAGCTTCTTCAAAGCGAGAAGATAG
- a CDS encoding SDR family NAD(P)-dependent oxidoreductase, whose translation MRLQDKVAIVTGSSSGIGQDIAIRLAAEGAAVVINYSGNAEGAEATQFQIEQAGGRAFIVHADMSKVSDTQSLIEETWAHFGGCDILVNNAGVEKGADFWNVTEEDYDKVLDVNLKGVFFTTQAFVRRLRDAKRPGRIINISSVHEDMAFPHFSTYCASKGGLRMLTRNLAVELGPLNITINNIAPGAIVTPINRSLLADKPKLDALLRNIPLNRLGATDDVAALAAFLASDEAGYITGSTYVVDGGLMVNYHEQ comes from the coding sequence ATGCGTCTTCAGGACAAAGTCGCCATCGTTACCGGTTCCTCCTCGGGCATCGGGCAGGATATCGCCATCCGCCTGGCCGCGGAAGGAGCGGCGGTCGTTATCAACTACAGCGGAAATGCCGAAGGCGCCGAAGCAACACAGTTCCAGATCGAGCAGGCCGGCGGCCGTGCGTTCATCGTCCATGCCGATATGTCGAAGGTATCCGACACCCAATCTCTGATCGAAGAAACCTGGGCGCACTTTGGCGGATGCGACATTCTGGTGAATAACGCCGGTGTTGAAAAGGGCGCCGACTTCTGGAATGTCACCGAGGAAGACTACGACAAGGTGCTCGACGTCAATCTCAAGGGAGTCTTTTTTACGACCCAGGCCTTCGTGCGCCGCCTGAGGGACGCAAAAAGGCCCGGACGGATCATCAACATCTCCTCCGTCCATGAAGACATGGCCTTTCCTCATTTCTCGACATACTGCGCCAGTAAAGGCGGTTTGCGCATGCTCACCCGCAATCTTGCCGTAGAGCTCGGCCCGCTCAATATCACGATCAACAACATTGCACCTGGAGCGATCGTCACGCCGATCAATCGTTCCCTGCTCGCAGACAAACCCAAGCTGGACGCACTGTTGCGGAATATCCCCCTCAACCGCCTTGGGGCGACCGACGATGTCGCAGCTCTGGCTGCTTTTCTGGCTTCAGACGAAGCAGGCTATATCACCGGCAGTACGTATGTGGTCGACGGCGGCCTGATGGTGAACTATCACGAGCAGTAG
- a CDS encoding YybH family protein, with amino-acid sequence MSPNKSADELAIRQVVADWIQFTVEERVDELMDLMTDDMLFLTTKFPPMTKAEFEKGTREMVGKARIVPQAEIKEVQVEGDFGWLWQELTVNVVMEGKEPVVMKGRTMGIYRKCEDGKWRLMRDANMMP; translated from the coding sequence ATGAGCCCAAACAAGAGCGCAGATGAGCTGGCGATACGGCAGGTGGTCGCCGATTGGATCCAATTCACCGTGGAAGAGCGGGTCGATGAGCTGATGGACCTGATGACCGACGACATGCTCTTTCTGACAACGAAGTTTCCGCCAATGACCAAAGCCGAGTTCGAGAAGGGAACCCGCGAGATGGTCGGTAAGGCGCGGATTGTTCCTCAGGCTGAGATCAAGGAGGTCCAGGTTGAGGGAGATTTCGGCTGGTTATGGCAGGAGCTGACTGTGAACGTCGTCATGGAAGGAAAAGAGCCGGTCGTCATGAAGGGCAGGACGATGGGAATCTATCGCAAATGCGAGGATGGCAAGTGGCGTCTGATGCGTGACGCGAACATGATGCCGTAG
- a CDS encoding protein-disulfide reductase DsbD family protein translates to MDMKWLGRLLALWAVVCASGYAQIEPVGDGKTPGPLKAQHLTVELVTQHPYVYPSGEFNAGLVFTLEEGWHVYWLNAGDSGEPPHAKWTMPAGITATDLKFPVPQRLPLGPLMDFGYEEGVTFPFTLKATEKAKPGKTHIEAKVDWLVCAQVCLPGKAVLGMDLDVLPAKPAEEKTGEEPVGAIGSALKSLPTPLPDGAKVSVNATPTEFLVTLHSPDKGEVWEFYPFDQEQIKNAATQRVESFPGGVRIHLAKAEELTKNPAELHGLIKLDDGWGYEFRVPVSTAAAAAIPGAAGSTANGGATAEIWGFLGLAFLGGIVLNLMPCVFPVLFLKALALVQSAGEERKRQRSHGVAYTAGIVVSFWAIVAILLLLREGGSQLGWGFQLQSPVFVAVLAAFLFLFGLSLAGMFDIGLSLTSVGGGLAAKQGYAGSFFTGVLATVVATPCTAPLMGAAIGFALAQPAWITFAIFTAVALGLALPYMLLCLQPAWTRILPRPGAWMETLKEFTSLLLFGTVVWLVWVFGRLFGEDGVDRAVRLLAGLLLIAVAGWAMRRWQGKWLGVAIAVLLIIGGVAIPLTGQKAAEEEKARWAPWSEAAVQQAHTEGKAVFVDYTAAWCLSCQVNERVALNSDEVQARFKKGNVVLMKADWTKYDPAITEALHAVGRSGVPTYVIYPAGGTAKPDVLPELLSKSIVIDALDKDLK, encoded by the coding sequence ATGGATATGAAATGGCTCGGCCGGTTGCTCGCCCTATGGGCAGTAGTGTGCGCGTCTGGATACGCGCAGATTGAGCCCGTGGGCGATGGTAAGACCCCTGGGCCGTTGAAAGCACAGCATCTTACGGTGGAGCTGGTCACCCAGCACCCCTATGTCTATCCGAGCGGTGAGTTCAACGCCGGTCTGGTCTTCACTCTTGAAGAGGGCTGGCATGTCTACTGGCTGAACGCCGGCGACTCCGGCGAGCCTCCTCATGCGAAATGGACCATGCCGGCCGGTATTACCGCCACCGATCTGAAGTTCCCGGTTCCGCAGCGGTTGCCTCTGGGCCCGCTGATGGACTTCGGATACGAGGAGGGCGTGACCTTCCCCTTCACGCTGAAAGCGACCGAGAAAGCGAAGCCTGGTAAGACCCACATCGAAGCAAAGGTGGACTGGCTGGTCTGCGCACAGGTCTGCCTTCCTGGGAAGGCCGTTCTGGGCATGGATCTGGACGTTCTGCCGGCTAAGCCTGCCGAGGAGAAGACTGGCGAGGAGCCGGTGGGAGCGATTGGTTCGGCGCTGAAGAGCCTGCCGACGCCATTGCCGGATGGCGCGAAGGTCTCCGTGAATGCGACACCAACGGAGTTCCTGGTCACGCTGCATTCGCCCGACAAAGGCGAGGTTTGGGAGTTCTATCCCTTCGACCAGGAGCAGATCAAGAACGCCGCAACGCAGCGGGTTGAGAGTTTCCCCGGTGGCGTACGCATTCATCTGGCAAAGGCTGAGGAACTCACGAAGAATCCGGCGGAGCTGCATGGCCTCATCAAGCTTGATGACGGATGGGGCTACGAGTTCCGCGTGCCGGTAAGCACGGCAGCCGCGGCGGCGATTCCGGGGGCGGCGGGTTCCACGGCGAATGGCGGAGCTACTGCGGAGATCTGGGGCTTTCTCGGCCTCGCGTTTCTGGGCGGCATCGTCCTGAATCTGATGCCGTGTGTCTTCCCGGTACTGTTCCTGAAGGCTTTGGCCCTGGTGCAGAGCGCCGGCGAAGAGCGGAAGCGTCAGCGCTCACACGGTGTGGCGTATACCGCCGGCATCGTTGTTTCCTTCTGGGCGATCGTGGCGATCCTGCTATTGCTGCGCGAGGGCGGAAGTCAGCTCGGCTGGGGCTTCCAGTTGCAGTCGCCAGTGTTCGTCGCGGTACTGGCGGCCTTCCTCTTCCTCTTTGGCCTGTCGCTGGCAGGGATGTTCGACATCGGCTTGTCGCTGACGAGCGTCGGTGGAGGACTGGCGGCAAAACAGGGATACGCTGGAAGCTTCTTCACAGGCGTTCTGGCAACGGTTGTAGCTACGCCGTGCACGGCTCCCTTGATGGGCGCGGCCATCGGATTTGCCCTGGCGCAGCCTGCCTGGATCACCTTCGCGATCTTTACCGCGGTAGCGCTGGGACTGGCACTGCCGTACATGCTGCTGTGCCTGCAGCCCGCCTGGACGCGCATTCTGCCGCGGCCAGGGGCATGGATGGAGACCCTGAAAGAGTTCACCTCCCTCCTTCTCTTCGGCACCGTGGTGTGGCTGGTTTGGGTCTTCGGCCGGCTCTTCGGTGAGGATGGCGTAGATCGCGCCGTGCGTCTGCTCGCCGGGCTTTTGTTGATTGCAGTCGCCGGCTGGGCCATGCGCCGCTGGCAGGGCAAGTGGCTCGGTGTCGCTATTGCCGTGCTGCTGATTATTGGGGGTGTAGCGATTCCTCTCACAGGTCAGAAGGCCGCGGAGGAAGAGAAGGCTCGCTGGGCTCCCTGGAGCGAGGCGGCCGTACAGCAGGCTCATACTGAAGGCAAGGCGGTCTTTGTGGACTACACCGCCGCCTGGTGCCTTAGCTGCCAGGTGAATGAGCGCGTTGCATTGAACTCTGACGAAGTGCAGGCTCGCTTCAAGAAGGGCAATGTGGTCCTGATGAAGGCAGACTGGACCAAATACGATCCCGCCATTACGGAAGCATTGCATGCGGTGGGACGCAGCGGTGTTCCAACGTATGTGATCTATCCTGCGGGCGGCACGGCAAAGCCTGATGTTTTGCCGGAGCTGTTGAGCAAGAGCATTGTGATCGACGCACTGGATAAGGACCTGAAATGA
- a CDS encoding CoA-binding protein has protein sequence MNEPEVLRGMLDAKTIAVVGLSDNPAKPSHYVSEYMQRAGFRILPVNPGIQSVLGEKSYPSLTDLVASEGKPDVVNVFRVPSFIPGIVDEMLELGLTNLWVQQGIVHLDAAGKAEEGGVRVVMDRCIMVEHRRRVA, from the coding sequence ATGAACGAGCCAGAGGTCCTGCGCGGAATGCTGGATGCAAAGACGATCGCTGTCGTCGGCTTGAGTGACAATCCGGCGAAGCCCAGCCACTATGTCTCCGAATACATGCAGCGAGCCGGTTTCCGGATTCTGCCGGTGAACCCCGGTATTCAATCTGTTCTCGGAGAGAAAAGCTACCCCAGCCTGACAGACCTGGTGGCGTCCGAGGGCAAACCGGACGTCGTGAACGTCTTTCGTGTCCCCAGCTTCATTCCCGGTATCGTCGACGAGATGCTGGAGCTCGGATTGACGAATCTGTGGGTGCAGCAGGGAATCGTGCATCTCGATGCCGCAGGAAAGGCCGAGGAAGGCGGCGTCCGGGTAGTCATGGATCGCTGCATCATGGTGGAGCACAGGCGACGAGTTGCGTAA
- a CDS encoding DinB family protein, with protein sequence MATVNAEKDLRKQLLALLKEAQAHATFDDAIADFPAAKRGVVPEGLPYSAWQLLEHLRIAQRDILEFSTNEDGHYEELKWPEGYWPKEAEPSTAKAWDESITAIKEDLGEFEKLVEKGDLHTPFPWGQGQNLLREVLLVADHSAYHVGELIMLRRLLGIWK encoded by the coding sequence ATGGCGACTGTGAATGCAGAGAAGGACCTTCGGAAACAGCTTCTGGCGCTGCTGAAAGAAGCACAGGCACACGCAACCTTTGACGATGCCATTGCGGACTTTCCTGCGGCGAAACGCGGTGTCGTTCCGGAAGGGCTGCCGTACTCCGCCTGGCAATTACTGGAACACCTGCGGATTGCGCAGCGGGACATCCTCGAGTTCAGCACCAATGAGGATGGTCATTACGAGGAGCTGAAGTGGCCGGAGGGCTACTGGCCGAAAGAGGCCGAGCCTTCTACCGCGAAGGCCTGGGATGAGAGCATCACCGCGATCAAAGAAGATCTGGGCGAGTTCGAGAAGCTGGTCGAAAAAGGCGATCTGCACACTCCGTTTCCCTGGGGGCAGGGACAGAACCTTCTGCGGGAGGTGCTGCTGGTCGCAGATCACTCCGCATACCATGTGGGTGAGCTGATTATGCTGCGGCGGCTGCTGGGAATCTGGAAGTAA
- the prfB gene encoding peptide chain release factor 2 (programmed frameshift) translates to MLADLEFAYSPVREKVRDLREYLDAARLRRELSDIEEKVADPAVWADAAKSQPLMRERKRLEGLLADDEELARRSDDIGAYFELAREGGDEESLLADLKREVDSLSEFAEKLETKTLLGGETDPLNAIVTVHPGAGGTESQDWAEMLLRMYLRWAERQGFKTEINELQDGDEAGIKSATFTVTGEYAFGLLSGETGVHRLVRISPFDSAKRRHTSFASVFVSPEIDDSIVIEIKPDEIRTDTYRSGGKGGQHVNTTDSAVRITHIPTGIVAACQNERSQHKNREKAMKMLRSRLYEFELEKKKAASKKLEDSKLDINFGSQIRNYVLQPYRIAKDLRTRVETGDVDSVLDGDLEIFIAGYLKMRREGGVPVPITDDDDL, encoded by the exons ATGCTTGCTGATCTAGAGTTTGCTTACTCCCCGGTGCGTGAGAAGGTGCGCGACCTGCGGGAGTATCTT GACGCCGCCCGTCTGCGGCGGGAACTGTCTGACATTGAAGAAAAAGTAGCCGATCCGGCGGTATGGGCCGATGCGGCGAAGTCACAGCCGCTGATGCGCGAGCGCAAGCGGCTTGAGGGGTTGCTGGCCGATGATGAGGAGCTGGCGCGCCGGTCGGACGACATCGGAGCTTACTTCGAGCTGGCCAGGGAAGGCGGCGACGAGGAGTCACTGCTCGCCGACCTGAAGCGCGAGGTCGACAGTCTGAGCGAATTTGCCGAAAAGCTCGAGACCAAGACCCTGCTGGGTGGCGAGACCGATCCTCTGAATGCGATCGTCACTGTCCATCCGGGGGCCGGCGGTACCGAGAGCCAGGACTGGGCAGAGATGCTGCTGCGCATGTATCTGCGCTGGGCAGAGCGCCAGGGTTTCAAGACCGAGATCAACGAACTGCAGGATGGTGACGAGGCCGGCATCAAGTCCGCGACCTTTACCGTGACGGGCGAATACGCCTTCGGCCTGCTGAGCGGAGAGACGGGCGTCCATCGCCTGGTGCGTATCTCTCCCTTCGACTCCGCAAAGCGCCGCCATACCTCGTTCGCCAGCGTCTTCGTCTCTCCAGAGATCGATGACTCCATCGTCATCGAGATCAAGCCCGACGAGATCCGGACGGATACCTACCGCTCCGGTGGTAAGGGCGGCCAGCACGTCAACACGACAGATTCGGCTGTGCGCATCACGCACATTCCCACTGGAATCGTGGCGGCCTGTCAGAACGAGCGTTCGCAGCATAAGAACCGCGAAAAAGCGATGAAGATGTTGCGTTCGCGGTTATACGAGTTCGAGCTGGAAAAGAAGAAGGCCGCGAGCAAGAAGCTCGAAGACTCGAAGCTGGATATCAACTTCGGCTCGCAAATCCGCAACTATGTGTTGCAGCCGTATCGCATTGCCAAGGATCTGCGTACACGCGTGGAAACCGGCGACGTGGACTCCGTGCTGGATGGCGACCTGGAGATCTTTATCGCGGGCTACCTGAAGATGCGGCGCGAGGGTGGCGTCCCGGTGCCGATTACGGACGACGACGATCTGTAG
- the lnt gene encoding apolipoprotein N-acyltransferase, whose amino-acid sequence MQAVSGKRWALTLVSGVLQVLIFPMAGPVPAWRAVLCWLALAPLLVALLDAKPLKMREFGVLGYGCGVLWYLGSCYWVMPTMYLYGGMSKPAGFGILLLFALYLGLYHALFSVLIGLLRRFWSAGYVLLASPFVWVAVELARARITSFPWDQLGVAQVDNPLLTLLAPWGGVYAMSFVIAAVNALVASWWVLEKHSWKPVVAGVCVATAVQVGGWAKERRDEGHLRSLPLPKQHAVLLQGNLAESGPEAPRNGDADSLLTAFVQLSLGKADLRPQVIIWPESPAPFTTSDPKFRQTIGTMTQEVNSASIIGAEGIELDSAAPGGYKAYNSAALFATDGSYRGHYDKVHLVPFGEYLPFPSLFQFAGGLVAEVGRSDPGHFRTVFRPDGHGYGTFICYESIFADEVRQFVKGGAEVLVNISNDGWYGDTSAPWQHLNMARMRAIENRRWVLRDTNTGVTGAIDPYGHLREQASRHIRTAIAVGFDFSDEMTFYTQFGDLFAYGCSLVVITLLGYGAFRERQTASGATAPGALE is encoded by the coding sequence ATGCAGGCAGTTTCGGGAAAGAGATGGGCGCTCACGCTTGTGTCGGGGGTATTACAGGTGCTCATCTTTCCGATGGCGGGTCCGGTGCCTGCGTGGCGAGCTGTGTTGTGCTGGCTGGCGCTGGCTCCACTACTGGTAGCGTTGCTCGACGCCAAGCCGCTGAAGATGCGAGAGTTTGGTGTCCTTGGATATGGCTGCGGCGTCCTTTGGTACCTGGGAAGCTGTTACTGGGTCATGCCGACGATGTATCTCTACGGTGGCATGAGTAAACCTGCCGGCTTTGGCATCCTGCTTCTCTTTGCACTTTACCTGGGGCTATATCACGCGCTCTTCAGCGTACTGATCGGCCTTCTGCGCCGTTTCTGGAGTGCCGGCTACGTACTTCTTGCCTCACCATTTGTCTGGGTAGCGGTAGAACTGGCGCGAGCCCGCATTACAAGTTTTCCCTGGGACCAGTTAGGTGTTGCACAGGTAGACAATCCTCTGCTGACACTGCTCGCACCGTGGGGAGGGGTGTATGCGATGAGCTTCGTCATCGCGGCAGTGAATGCCCTGGTGGCCTCCTGGTGGGTATTGGAGAAACATTCGTGGAAGCCGGTCGTAGCAGGTGTGTGTGTTGCAACCGCGGTACAGGTCGGTGGATGGGCGAAAGAGAGGCGCGATGAAGGTCATCTGCGCTCTCTTCCGCTGCCGAAGCAACACGCCGTGTTGTTGCAGGGAAACCTGGCAGAATCTGGTCCGGAGGCTCCACGGAACGGCGATGCCGACTCGCTGCTGACTGCGTTTGTGCAACTGTCGCTTGGTAAGGCCGATTTGCGTCCGCAGGTCATCATCTGGCCCGAATCACCTGCTCCATTCACCACCAGCGATCCTAAGTTTCGGCAAACGATCGGAACGATGACACAAGAAGTGAATAGTGCTTCCATCATCGGTGCGGAAGGGATCGAGCTCGATAGTGCTGCGCCCGGCGGCTATAAGGCCTATAACTCCGCGGCGCTCTTCGCCACCGATGGAAGCTATCGCGGTCATTACGACAAGGTTCATCTTGTTCCGTTCGGTGAGTATCTTCCGTTTCCGTCGCTCTTTCAGTTTGCCGGTGGACTTGTCGCTGAGGTTGGGCGATCTGATCCTGGTCACTTCCGTACGGTCTTTCGTCCCGATGGCCATGGCTATGGCACGTTTATCTGTTACGAGTCGATCTTCGCGGATGAAGTGCGCCAGTTTGTGAAGGGAGGCGCCGAGGTGCTGGTCAATATCTCCAACGACGGATGGTATGGAGACACCAGCGCGCCGTGGCAGCACCTGAACATGGCGCGGATGCGGGCCATCGAGAATCGCAGATGGGTCTTGCGCGATACCAACACTGGCGTAACAGGCGCCATTGATCCCTACGGCCACCTTCGCGAACAGGCCTCGCGGCATATCCGAACCGCGATTGCGGTAGGCTTCGACTTTTCGGACGAGATGACCTTCTATACGCAGTTCGGCGATCTATTCGCCTACGGATGCTCTCTGGTGGTGATTACTTTGCTCGGATATGGTGCGTTTCGAGAGAGACAGACTGCCTCCGGCGCAACCGCCCCTGGCGCATTAGAATAA